Proteins found in one Magnolia sinica isolate HGM2019 chromosome 5, MsV1, whole genome shotgun sequence genomic segment:
- the LOC131247103 gene encoding uncharacterized protein LOC131247103, producing MLERRLVLGPHQWLKLWLSNLRVLLALFREYESASGQRVNASKTSFITPKRTSRSKAQKLSNLTGYRQAFFPMVYLGIPLTKGRISNALLQPTVLKITSKIDGWKVKLLNPAAKQVLIGMFFLASPSTCYPPSTSLKWSARIWKELLLIFSGVAWRRETKDIGSNGLKSAPLLRREA from the exons ATGCTGGAGAGACGTTTGGTTCTCGGTCCTCATCAATGGCTGAAGTTATG GCTTTCTAATTTGCGTGTCCTACTTGCCTTATTTCGCGAATATGAAAGTGCTTCAGGTCAACGGGTTAATGCATCCAAAACCTCATTCATCACTCCTAAGAGAACGTCCAGAAGCAAAGCTCAGAAGCTCAGCAATCTCACTGGTTATCGCCAAGCTTTCTTCCCCATGGTGTACCTGGGAATCCCACTCACCAAAGGCAGAATCAGCAATGCGCTCTTGCAGCCGACCGTTCTCAAGATCACCAGCAAGATAGATGGATGGAAAGTGAAACTTCTTAACCCGGCTGCAAAGCAAGTCCTCATAGGCATGTTCTTTCTAGCATCCCCATCCACTTGCTATCCGCCATCAACATCCCTAAAATGGTCTGCAAGGATTTGGAAAGAGCTTTTGCTAATTTTTTCTGGGGTAGCTTGGAGGAGGGAAACAAAAGACATTGGGTCAAATGGGCTAAAATCTGCACCCCTACTTAGGAGGGAGGCTTAG